A region of Peromyscus maniculatus bairdii isolate BWxNUB_F1_BW_parent chromosome 7, HU_Pman_BW_mat_3.1, whole genome shotgun sequence DNA encodes the following proteins:
- the LOC102917291 gene encoding olfactory receptor 10N1 has protein sequence MRNYTLLNEFILLGIPQTQGLETLLFVVFLFIYFFTLLGNLLIFTAIVSSSTLHTPMYFFLGILSISGMLFPSVTCPKMLLYLSGQSPAISYKGCAAQLFFYHFLGSTEGCLYSVMAYDRYVAICHPLRYMLIMKPGVCVSLVTIAFSVGCLHATILTSFTFQLVYCAFNQVDYFFCDLPALLPLACTDSRLAQKVGSINVGFLALMLLFSVCVSYAHIGIAILRIRSAEGRQKAFSTCSAHLTAILCAYGPVIIIYLQRTPNPLLGAVVQILNNIVSPMLNSLIYSLRNKEVKRSLRRVFQSVMLAVQK, from the coding sequence ATGAGGAATTACACACTACTCAATGAATTCATCCTACTGGGAATACCCCAGACACAAGGACTGGAGACTCTGCTCTTTGTTGTGTTCTTATTCATCTACTTCTTCACCCTGCTTGGAAACTTGCTCATCTTTACAGCAATAGTTTCCTCATCTACCCTTCACACCCCTATGTACTTCTTCTTGGGAATTCTATCCATTTCTGGCATGCTGTTCCCATCAGTAACCTGTCCCAAGATGCTGCTTTATCTCTCTGGTCAGAGCCCAGccatttcttacaaaggctgtgcTGCCCAGCTCTTCTTCTATCACTTTCTGGGTTCTACTGAAGGATGCCTCTATTCTGTGATGGCCTATGATCGCTACGTTGCCATTTGTCACCCGCTGAGATACATGCTCATCATGAAAcctggagtgtgtgtgagctTGGTAACAATAGCTTTTTCAGTGGGGTGTCTTCATGCCACAATCCTGACCTCTTTTACCTTTCAATTAGTCTACTGTGCATTCAATCAAGTGGACTACTTCTTCTGTGACCTTCCTGCACTTTTACCTCTAGCCTGTACTGATAGCAGACTGGCTCAGAAGGTGGGTTCCATTAACGTTGGCTTTCTGGCGCTGATGCTTCTCTTCAGTGTTTGTGTCTCTTATGCACACATTGGGATTGCCATTCTGAGAATCCGTTCAGCAGAAGGCAGACAGAAAGCATTCTCCACCTGCAGTGCCCACCTCACTGCCATCCTCTGTGCCTACGGGCCTGTAATCATCATCTACCTGCAGCGCACACCAAACCCCCTGCTTGGTGCTGTGGtgcaaatattaaataatattgtcTCACCTATGCTGAACTCTTTAATCTATTCACTGAGGAACAAGGAAGTGAAGAGGTCCTTGAGGAGAGTTTTCCAAAGTGTCATGCTTGCTGTTCAGAAATGA
- the LOC102916989 gene encoding putative olfactory receptor 10D4 isoform X1, translating to MTNHTMVTEFTLLGIPETAGLEKVLLFLFSALYACALLGNLLILTAVISSQRLHTPMYFFLGNLSIFDLGFCSTTAPKMLSYLSGQGRGISFQGCVVQHFFYHCLGCTLCFLYTVMAYDRFVAICFPLRYTVIMNHRVCCVLATGTWMSGCVHSIILTSLTFQLPYCGPSEVGYYFCDMPAVLLLACEDPSLAQKVGFTNVGLLSLICFFLIVVSYTRIGISILKIRSTEGRRKAFSTCSAHLTAILTAYGPIIIIYLQRTPNPLLGAVVQILSNIVSPMMNSLIYSPRNKEVKRSLRRVFKGVMLAVQK from the exons ATGACAAACCACACCATGGTGACAGAATTCACCTTGCTGGGCATCCCTGAGACAGCAGGCCTGGAGAAGGTCCTGCTCTTCCTGTTCTCAGCACTGTATGCCTGTGCCCTCCTGGGGAACTTGCTCATCCTTACTGCAGTCATCTCCTCCCAGCgactccacacacccatgtacttttTCTTGGGAAACCTCTCCATCTTTGACTTGGGTTTCTGTTCCACAACAGCTCCAAAGATGTTGTCATATCTTTCAGGACAGGGTAGAGGGATTTCTTTCCAGGGCTGTGTTGTACAACACTTCTTCTATCATTGTCTGGGTTGCACATTGTGCTTCCTATACAcagtgatggcctatgaccgctttGTTGCCATTTGCTTCCCTTTGAGATACACGGTCATCATGAACCACAGAGTGTGCTGTGTCTTGGCCACAGGGACCTGGATGAGCGGCTGTGTGCACTCCATTATCCTCACGTCCCTCACTTTCCAGTTGCCCTACTGTGGCCCCAGTGAGGTGGGCTATTACTTCTGTGACATGCCTGCAGTGTTACTACTGGCCTGTGAGGACCCCTCTCTAGCACAGAAGGTAGGCTTTACAAACGTTGGTCTTTTAtctctcatttgtttttttctcatcgTTGTGTCCTACACTCGAATTGGCATCTCCATCTTAAAAATCCGCTCAACAGAAGGCAGGCGgaaagccttctccacctgcagTGCCCACCTCACTGCCATT CTCACTGCCTACGGGCCTATAATCATCATCTACCTGCAGCGCACACCAAATCCCCTGCTTGGTGCTGTGGTGCAAATATTAAGTAATATTGTCTCACCTATGATGAATTCTTTAATCTATTCACCGAGGAACAAGGAAGTAAAGAGGTCCTTAAGGAGAGTTTTCAAGGGTGTAATGCTTGCTGTTCAGAAATAA
- the LOC102916989 gene encoding putative olfactory receptor 10D4 isoform X2 has protein sequence MTNHTMVTEFTLLGIPETAGLEKVLLFLFSALYACALLGNLLILTAVISSQRLHTPMYFFLGNLSIFDLGFCSTTAPKMLSYLSGQGRGISFQGCVVQHFFYHCLGCTLCFLYTVMAYDRFVAICFPLRYTVIMNHRVCCVLATGTWMSGCVHSIILTSLTFQLPYCGPSEVGYYFCDMPAVLLLACEDPSLAQKVGFTNVGLLSLICFFLIVVSYTRIGISILKIRSTEGRRKAFSTCSAHLTAIICVYGPVIIIYLQPSPSPLLSAIIQILNNLVTPTLNPMIYSLRNKEVKVALRHVFFKRCLSLENK, from the coding sequence ATGACAAACCACACCATGGTGACAGAATTCACCTTGCTGGGCATCCCTGAGACAGCAGGCCTGGAGAAGGTCCTGCTCTTCCTGTTCTCAGCACTGTATGCCTGTGCCCTCCTGGGGAACTTGCTCATCCTTACTGCAGTCATCTCCTCCCAGCgactccacacacccatgtacttttTCTTGGGAAACCTCTCCATCTTTGACTTGGGTTTCTGTTCCACAACAGCTCCAAAGATGTTGTCATATCTTTCAGGACAGGGTAGAGGGATTTCTTTCCAGGGCTGTGTTGTACAACACTTCTTCTATCATTGTCTGGGTTGCACATTGTGCTTCCTATACAcagtgatggcctatgaccgctttGTTGCCATTTGCTTCCCTTTGAGATACACGGTCATCATGAACCACAGAGTGTGCTGTGTCTTGGCCACAGGGACCTGGATGAGCGGCTGTGTGCACTCCATTATCCTCACGTCCCTCACTTTCCAGTTGCCCTACTGTGGCCCCAGTGAGGTGGGCTATTACTTCTGTGACATGCCTGCAGTGTTACTACTGGCCTGTGAGGACCCCTCTCTAGCACAGAAGGTAGGCTTTACAAACGTTGGTCTTTTAtctctcatttgtttttttctcatcgTTGTGTCCTACACTCGAATTGGCATCTCCATCTTAAAAATCCGCTCAACAGAAGGCAGGCGgaaagccttctccacctgcagTGCCCACCTCACTGCCATTATCTGTGTTTATGGACCAGTCATCATCATCTACCTGCAGCCCAGTCCCAGCCCATTGCTTAGTGCAATTATTCAGATTTTGAACAATCTTGTGACACCCACACTCAACCCAATGATCTACAGCCTGAGGAATAAAGAAGTAAAAGTGGCCCTCAGGCATGTATTTTTTAAGAGATGTCTCAgtcttgaaaataaatga
- the LOC102917596 gene encoding putative olfactory receptor 10D4, which yields MTNYTMVTEFTLLGIPETAGLEKVLLFLFSALYACALLGNLLILTAVISSQRLHTPMYFFLGNLSIFDLGFCSTTAPKMLSYLSGQGRGISFQGCVVQHFFYHCLGCTECFLYTVMAYDRFVAICFPLRYTIIMNHRVCCVLATGTWMSGCVHSIILTSLTFQLPYCGPSEVGYYFCDMPAVLPLACEDPSLAQRVGFTNVGLLSLICFFLILVSYTRIGISISKIRSTEGRQRAFSTCSAHLTAIVCAYGPVIIIYLQPNPSPLFGAIIQILNNLVTPTLNPLIYSLRNKDVKAALRHIFLKKTQHLENK from the coding sequence ATGACAAACTACACCATGGTGACAGAATTCACTTTGCTGGGCATCCCTGAAACAGCAGGCCTGGAGAAGGTCCTGCTCTTCCTGTTCTCAGCACTGTATGCCTGTGCCCTCCTGGGAAACTTGCTCATCCTTACTGCAGTCATCTCCTCCCAGCgactccacacacccatgtacttttTCTTGGGAAACCTCTCCATCTTTGACTTGGGTTTCTGTTCCACAACAGCTCCAAAAATGTTGTCATATCTCTCAGGACAGGGTAGAGGGATCTCTTTCCAGGGTTGTGTTGTACAACACTTCTTCTATCATTGTCTGGGTTGCACAGAATGCTTCCTGTACACAGTGATGGCCTATGATCGCTTTGTTGCCATTTGCTTCCCTTTGAGATACACAATCATCATGAACCACAGAGTGTGCTGTGTCTTGGCCACAGGGACCTGGATGAGCGGCTGTGTGCACTCCATTATCCTAACGTCCCTCACTTTCCAGTTGCCCTACTGTGGCCCCAGTGAGGTGGGTTATTACTTCTGTGACATGCCTGCAGTGTTACCACTAGCCTGTGAGGACCCCTCTCTAGCACAGAGGGTGGGCTTTACAAACGTTGGTCTTTTATCTCTCATTTGTTTTTTCCTAATCCTTGTGTCTTACACTCGAATCGGAATCTCTATCTCAAAAATCCGCTCAacagaaggcaggcagagagcCTTCTCCACCTGCAGTGCCCACCTCACTGCCATTGTCTGTGCCTACGGACCAGTCATCATCATCTACCTGCAGCCCAACCCCAGCCCATTGTTTGGTGCTATAATTCAGATTTTGAACAATCTTGTGACACCCACACTCAACCCATTGATCTACAGCTTGAGAAATAAGGATGTGAAAGCAGCCCTGAGACATATATTTCTTAAGAAAACTCAAcatctggaaaataaataa